One window of the Anaeromyxobacter dehalogenans 2CP-C genome contains the following:
- a CDS encoding glycosyltransferase: MTSLSVLVPVYNEQHLVSTSLGRLEILDGSPHLERVQVVVVDDCSRDATGEVLRAFAAARGVQWLENGPIENGVELCGHGRQGKFEWVFLRHVMNGGKGRAIRTALAEADGELSVIHDADLEYHPRDLARIVKVFVEEEADAVFGSRFAGGEARRALLFRHELGNRLLTFLTNWVTNVNLTDMETCYKAVRTDLLKSIPIVSNDFRLEPELTIKLAKREARIFEIPISYSGRTYQEGKKINWRDGVKALWAITRFWLSDHVYQEDAYGSQILGRLARAPRFNAWMADVIRPFCGQRVLEIGSGTGNLTRRLVPRNTYVASDVNPLYLQTLRGLTLDRPYLDVTLTDVTKGESFPTVEGGFDTVVCLNIIEHVDDDLGALRNVRAALAETGRAIVLVPRGPDLFGTLDEVLGHKRRYTENTLVELATKAGFEVQELLHFNRVGTPAWWLNGKLLKRRSFGLVQIKALNLLTPLFRVIDRALPFPPLSLIAVLRPTSARPDAAGAGPDAAGATGGEPGGGVEPDPARDVSASA; encoded by the coding sequence ATGACCTCCCTCTCCGTCCTGGTCCCCGTCTACAACGAGCAGCACCTCGTCTCGACCTCCCTCGGCAGGCTCGAGATCCTGGACGGCTCGCCGCACCTCGAGCGCGTGCAGGTGGTGGTGGTGGACGACTGCTCGCGCGACGCGACCGGCGAGGTCCTGCGCGCCTTCGCCGCCGCCCGCGGCGTCCAGTGGCTGGAGAACGGGCCCATCGAGAACGGCGTGGAGCTGTGCGGGCACGGCCGGCAGGGCAAGTTCGAGTGGGTGTTCCTCCGCCACGTCATGAACGGCGGGAAGGGCCGCGCCATCCGCACCGCGCTCGCCGAGGCGGACGGCGAGCTGTCGGTGATCCACGACGCGGACCTCGAGTACCACCCGCGCGACCTCGCCCGCATCGTGAAGGTGTTCGTGGAGGAGGAGGCGGACGCGGTGTTCGGCTCGCGCTTCGCGGGCGGCGAGGCCCGGCGCGCGCTGCTGTTCCGCCACGAGCTCGGCAACCGGCTGCTCACGTTCCTCACCAACTGGGTGACCAACGTGAACCTGACCGACATGGAGACCTGCTACAAGGCGGTCCGCACCGACCTCCTGAAGTCGATCCCCATCGTCTCGAACGACTTCCGGCTCGAGCCCGAGCTGACCATCAAGCTCGCGAAGCGCGAGGCGCGCATCTTCGAGATCCCCATCAGCTACTCGGGGCGGACCTACCAGGAGGGCAAGAAGATCAACTGGCGGGACGGCGTGAAGGCGCTGTGGGCCATCACCCGCTTCTGGCTCTCCGACCACGTCTACCAGGAGGACGCGTACGGCTCGCAGATCCTGGGCCGGCTCGCCCGCGCGCCGCGCTTCAACGCCTGGATGGCGGACGTCATCCGGCCGTTCTGCGGGCAGCGCGTGCTCGAGATCGGGAGCGGCACCGGCAACCTCACCCGCCGCCTCGTCCCGCGCAACACCTACGTCGCCTCCGACGTCAACCCGCTCTACCTCCAGACGCTCCGCGGCCTCACGCTCGACCGGCCCTACCTCGACGTCACGCTCACCGACGTCACGAAGGGCGAGTCGTTCCCCACGGTGGAGGGCGGCTTCGACACGGTGGTGTGCCTCAACATCATCGAGCACGTGGACGACGACCTCGGCGCGCTCAGGAACGTCCGCGCGGCGCTCGCCGAGACCGGCCGCGCCATCGTGCTCGTGCCGCGCGGCCCGGACCTGTTCGGCACGCTCGACGAGGTGCTGGGGCACAAGCGGCGCTACACCGAGAACACGCTGGTGGAGCTCGCCACGAAGGCCGGCTTCGAGGTGCAGGAGCTCCTGCACTTCAACCGGGTGGGCACGCCGGCCTGGTGGCTGAACGGCAAGCTCCTGAAGCGCCGCTCCTTCGGCCTCGTGCAGATCAAGGCGCTCAACCTGCTCACGCCGCTGTTCCGGGTGATCGACCGCGCGCTGCCGTTCCCGCCGCTCTCGCTCATCGCGGTGCTGCGCCCGACCTCGGCGCGGCCCGACGCGGCCGGCGCGGGCCCGGACGCCGCGGGCGCGACGGGTGGCGAGCCCGGCGGCGGCGTCGAGCCGGACCCGGCGCGCGACGTCAGCGCGTCGGCGTGA
- the rfbF gene encoding glucose-1-phosphate cytidylyltransferase produces the protein MKAVILCGGQGTRIRDASEVLPKPMLPIGNRPILWHIMKGYAQHGVREFVLCLGYKGSVIREFFLNYRAMTTDVTVTLGRHDRIEFHGQHGEEDWKVTLAETGEATMTGGRVAAVRRYVEGDDLFCLTYGDGVSDLDVAASIEAHRRHGKVATVAAVRPPGRFGEMRLDGARVTEFNEKPNASEGFINGGFFVLDARRIWPYIGDDARTVLEQEPLRKLARDGELVAFPHTGFWQPMDTAREYGLLNDLWTRGVAPWKTWP, from the coding sequence ATGAAGGCCGTCATCCTCTGCGGCGGGCAGGGAACCCGCATCCGAGACGCGAGCGAGGTGCTGCCGAAGCCGATGCTGCCCATCGGCAACCGGCCCATCCTCTGGCACATCATGAAGGGCTACGCGCAGCACGGCGTGCGCGAGTTCGTGCTGTGCCTCGGCTACAAGGGCTCGGTCATCCGCGAGTTCTTCCTGAACTACCGCGCCATGACCACCGACGTGACCGTCACGCTCGGCCGCCACGACCGGATCGAGTTCCACGGCCAGCACGGCGAGGAGGACTGGAAGGTCACGCTCGCCGAGACCGGCGAGGCGACCATGACCGGCGGCCGCGTGGCCGCGGTCCGGCGCTACGTCGAGGGCGACGACCTGTTCTGCCTGACCTACGGCGACGGCGTCTCGGACCTCGACGTGGCCGCGTCCATCGAGGCGCACCGGCGGCACGGCAAGGTCGCCACGGTGGCGGCCGTGCGCCCGCCCGGCCGCTTCGGCGAGATGCGGCTCGACGGCGCCCGCGTCACCGAGTTCAACGAGAAGCCGAACGCCAGCGAGGGCTTCATCAACGGCGGCTTCTTCGTGCTCGACGCCAGGCGGATCTGGCCCTACATCGGCGACGACGCCCGGACCGTGCTGGAGCAGGAGCCGCTGCGGAAGCTGGCGCGCGACGGCGAGCTGGTGGCGTTCCCGCACACCGGCTTCTGGCAGCCCATGGACACCGCCCGCGAGTACGGCCTGCTGAACGACCTGTGGACGCGCGGGGTCGCGCCCTGGAAGACCTGGCCATGA
- the rfbA gene encoding glucose-1-phosphate thymidylyltransferase RfbA — MTRRKGIILAGGAGTRLYPATLAISKQLLPVYDKPMVYYPLSALMLAGIQDILVISTPQDTPRFQELLGDGSQWGLRLEYQVQPRPEGLAQAFVIGADFVRGGPSALVLGDNIFYGHELQSVLRDADARTDGATVFAYAVTDPERYGVVEFDGERRAVSIEEKPAKPKSRYAVTGLYFYDHNVVELASTIRPSARGELEITDLNRLYLERGQLSVEIMGRGYAWLDTGTHDSLLDAGQFIATIEKRQGLKIACPEEVAWRRGWISDAQLEERAAALGKSTYGQYVRSLLETRVF; from the coding sequence ATGACCAGGCGCAAGGGAATCATCCTCGCGGGCGGAGCCGGGACGCGGCTCTATCCGGCCACGCTCGCGATCTCGAAGCAGCTCCTGCCGGTCTACGACAAGCCGATGGTGTACTACCCGCTCAGCGCGCTCATGCTGGCGGGGATCCAGGACATCCTCGTCATCTCGACGCCCCAGGACACCCCGCGCTTCCAGGAGCTGCTCGGCGACGGCAGCCAGTGGGGGCTCCGGCTCGAGTACCAGGTGCAGCCCAGGCCGGAGGGGCTGGCGCAGGCGTTCGTCATCGGCGCCGACTTCGTGCGCGGCGGCCCCTCGGCGCTGGTGCTCGGCGACAACATCTTCTACGGCCACGAACTGCAGAGCGTGCTGCGGGACGCCGACGCCCGCACCGACGGCGCGACCGTCTTCGCCTACGCGGTGACCGACCCCGAGCGCTACGGCGTGGTGGAGTTCGACGGCGAGCGCCGCGCGGTGAGCATCGAGGAGAAGCCCGCGAAGCCCAAGTCGCGCTACGCCGTCACCGGCCTCTACTTCTACGACCACAACGTGGTCGAGCTCGCCTCCACCATCCGGCCCTCCGCCCGTGGCGAGCTCGAGATCACCGACCTCAACCGCCTCTACCTCGAGCGCGGCCAGCTCTCGGTCGAGATCATGGGCCGCGGCTACGCCTGGCTCGACACCGGCACGCACGACTCGCTCCTCGACGCGGGGCAGTTCATCGCCACCATCGAGAAGCGGCAGGGGCTCAAGATCGCGTGCCCGGAGGAGGTCGCCTGGCGGCGGGGCTGGATCAGCGACGCGCAGCTCGAGGAGCGCGCCGCGGCGCTCGGCAAGTCCACGTACGGTCAATACGTGCGGAGCCTGCTCGAGACGCGGGTGTTCTGA
- the rfbC gene encoding dTDP-4-dehydrorhamnose 3,5-epimerase, with protein MHARATPLPGLLVVEPRVFGDARGFFFESFNQRAFDAAVGRHVEFVQDNHSLSTRNVLRGLHYQLPNPQGKLVRVTRGEVFDVAVDLRRGSPTFGRWAGETLSAEDKRQLWIPEGFAHGFLVLSDEAEFVYKITDYWHPEHEHCIRWDDPALGIDWPTGGAPPIVSAKDAGGRSFREAAVFEGPEHSK; from the coding sequence ATGCACGCCCGTGCCACCCCGTTGCCCGGCCTGCTGGTGGTCGAGCCGCGCGTCTTCGGCGACGCGCGCGGCTTCTTCTTCGAGAGCTTCAACCAGCGGGCGTTCGACGCGGCCGTGGGCCGGCACGTGGAGTTCGTGCAGGACAACCACAGCCTCTCCACCCGCAACGTGCTCCGCGGGCTGCACTACCAGCTCCCCAACCCGCAGGGGAAGCTCGTGCGCGTCACGCGCGGCGAGGTGTTCGACGTGGCGGTGGACCTCCGCCGCGGCTCGCCCACGTTCGGGCGCTGGGCCGGGGAGACCCTCTCCGCCGAGGACAAGCGGCAGCTCTGGATCCCCGAGGGCTTCGCGCACGGCTTCCTCGTGCTCTCCGACGAGGCCGAGTTCGTCTACAAGATCACCGACTACTGGCACCCCGAGCACGAGCACTGCATCCGGTGGGACGACCCGGCCCTCGGCATCGACTGGCCCACCGGCGGCGCACCGCCGATCGTGTCGGCGAAGGACGCCGGCGGCAGGTCCTTCCGCGAGGCGGCCGTGTTCGAGGGCCCGGAGCATTCCAAGTGA
- a CDS encoding nucleotide sugar dehydrogenase, translating into MIKELEARIAARTARVGVIGQGYVGLPLALVFREAGFPVLGLDVDPAKIAAISRGESYIKHIGPDRVKAAVESGQYTATTDFERLRECDAILICVPTPLGPHREPDNSYIHSTAEKIAKQLRPGQLVVLESTTYPGTTDEEVKPLLEKSGLRFGEDFLLAFSPEREDPGRKDFSTKTIPKVVGGVDEASTRAAAALYGAALENVVPVSSARVAESCKLLENVFRSVNIALVNELKVIFDRMDIDVWEVIRAASTKPFGFMPFYPGPGLGGHCIPLDPFYLSWKAAEHGEWARFIELAGEINTRMPRYVAQKVADALNGDHKSVKGSRVLVLGLAYKANIDDDRESPSYEIIELLREGGADVDYCDPYFPKTHRTRKHDLGLSSVPLDAATFASYDAVVVATAHELFKDPKLFRGVRLVVDTRNMLPALVQGSGGPRVVKA; encoded by the coding sequence GTGATCAAGGAACTCGAGGCGCGGATCGCCGCGCGCACCGCGCGCGTGGGCGTCATCGGCCAGGGCTACGTGGGGCTGCCGCTGGCGCTGGTGTTCCGGGAGGCCGGCTTCCCGGTGCTGGGGCTGGACGTGGATCCCGCCAAGATCGCCGCCATCTCGCGGGGCGAGTCGTACATCAAGCACATCGGCCCCGACCGCGTGAAGGCCGCGGTGGAGAGCGGCCAGTACACCGCCACCACCGACTTCGAGCGGCTGCGCGAGTGCGACGCGATCCTCATCTGCGTCCCCACGCCGCTCGGCCCGCACCGCGAGCCCGACAACTCGTACATCCACTCCACCGCCGAGAAGATCGCGAAGCAGCTCCGCCCCGGGCAGCTCGTGGTGCTCGAGTCCACGACGTACCCCGGCACGACCGACGAGGAGGTGAAGCCCCTGCTCGAGAAGAGCGGGCTCCGCTTCGGCGAGGACTTCCTGCTCGCGTTCTCGCCCGAGCGCGAGGACCCGGGCCGCAAGGACTTCAGCACGAAGACCATCCCGAAGGTGGTCGGCGGCGTGGACGAGGCGTCCACCCGCGCCGCGGCCGCGCTGTACGGCGCCGCGCTCGAGAACGTGGTGCCCGTGTCGAGCGCGCGGGTGGCCGAGTCCTGCAAGCTGCTCGAGAACGTGTTCCGGTCGGTGAACATCGCGCTCGTGAACGAGCTGAAGGTGATCTTCGACCGGATGGACATCGACGTGTGGGAGGTGATCCGCGCCGCGTCCACGAAGCCCTTCGGCTTCATGCCGTTCTACCCGGGCCCGGGCCTCGGCGGGCACTGCATCCCGCTCGACCCGTTCTACCTCTCGTGGAAGGCCGCCGAGCACGGCGAGTGGGCGCGCTTCATCGAGCTCGCCGGCGAGATCAACACCCGGATGCCGCGGTACGTGGCGCAGAAGGTGGCCGACGCGCTGAACGGCGACCACAAGTCGGTGAAGGGCTCGCGGGTGCTGGTGCTCGGGCTCGCCTACAAGGCGAACATCGACGACGACCGCGAGTCGCCCTCGTACGAGATCATCGAGCTGCTCCGCGAGGGCGGCGCCGACGTGGACTACTGCGACCCGTACTTCCCGAAGACCCACCGGACCCGCAAGCACGACCTCGGCCTCTCGTCGGTGCCGCTCGACGCCGCCACGTTCGCGTCCTACGACGCCGTGGTGGTCGCGACCGCGCACGAGCTGTTCAAGGACCCGAAGCTCTTCCGCGGCGTGCGCCTGGTGGTGGACACGCGCAACATGCTCCCCGCGCTCGTGCAGGGGAGCGGCGGGCCGCGGGTGGTGAAGGCGTAG
- a CDS encoding SDR family oxidoreductase → MRIAITGANGLLGGAAVTLAVSGGHEVVGLGRGPCRLAPGRFAWADADLSDGRSVERTLLELRPEAVLHAGAMTDVDGCEREPELAWRANVGGTEQVARACRALGARLVAVSTDYVFDGTRGRYREDDLPNPQGAYARTKRCGEEAALVIAPDAAVARVAVVYSGRPGAKATFATQVVEKLSRGEPVKAFSDQVVSPTLAESAAEMTLELLLEHDLRGVLHTAGATALDRVDFARRVAARFGLSGEIVPVKTADAKLLAPRPLRSGLDVGRAMALLRAKPLAIDVALDRFHAQWVARG, encoded by the coding sequence GTGCGCATCGCGATCACCGGGGCGAACGGGCTGCTGGGCGGCGCCGCGGTCACGCTGGCCGTGTCGGGCGGTCACGAGGTGGTCGGCCTCGGGCGCGGCCCGTGCCGGCTCGCGCCAGGGCGCTTCGCCTGGGCCGACGCGGACCTGTCGGACGGGCGCTCGGTCGAGCGCACGCTCCTCGAGCTCCGGCCCGAGGCGGTCCTCCACGCGGGCGCCATGACCGACGTGGACGGCTGCGAGCGCGAGCCGGAGCTCGCCTGGCGCGCGAACGTGGGCGGCACCGAGCAGGTGGCCCGCGCCTGCCGCGCCCTGGGCGCGCGGCTCGTGGCGGTCTCCACCGACTACGTCTTCGACGGCACGCGGGGCCGCTACCGCGAGGACGACCTGCCCAACCCGCAGGGCGCCTACGCGCGCACGAAGCGCTGCGGCGAGGAGGCGGCGCTCGTGATCGCGCCGGACGCGGCGGTGGCGCGGGTGGCGGTGGTGTACAGCGGTCGGCCGGGAGCGAAGGCGACCTTCGCCACGCAGGTGGTGGAGAAGCTCTCGCGCGGCGAGCCGGTGAAGGCGTTCTCGGACCAGGTGGTCTCGCCGACGCTCGCCGAGAGCGCGGCGGAGATGACGCTCGAGCTGCTCCTCGAGCACGACCTCCGGGGCGTGCTCCACACCGCGGGCGCGACCGCGCTCGACCGCGTTGACTTCGCCCGCCGCGTGGCGGCGCGCTTCGGCCTCTCGGGCGAGATCGTGCCGGTGAAGACCGCCGACGCGAAGCTGCTCGCGCCGCGGCCGCTGCGGAGCGGCCTCGACGTCGGCCGCGCGATGGCGCTGCTCCGGGCGAAGCCGCTCGCGATCGACGTCGCGCTGGACCGCTTCCACGCGCAGTGGGTGGCGCGGGGGTAG
- a CDS encoding capsule assembly Wzi family protein: protein MDGIGTPADELLRLGELSGAVPLSPRVLRRAGARVEARCAEGALPWDTAGLEARAGADGVRLVPLRLDAAWNSHYPSGGNDGLLWAGRGTSSMLSGGASFRWGALSGALAPAVSWSQNRWFTTRQNGQAGDLAFRNPFYGDGIDYPQRFGAGPFADWSLGQSYLRADAWNVAVGISTENLWIGPGIRNALTMTNAAPGFPHAFVGTSRPANIGIGTAEVLVYWGRLSRSTYVAHPTHPMVSGLVLDYTPRWVPGLTVGLSRQFVQVWDGLRVGDWLAVFQSPRKNDLKGWYDDPTGNNPNDNQLASLFARWVFPEARLEIYGEFGREDHEGSLYQYVRETDHTGAYLLGLQKLFGGGARTVRLQLEATALQAVRPPDSLRGMPSWYTHARDLSWTNEGQLLGASIGPGSDSQTVAVDVFGPRGRIGGYLERVRRDNAYYWSTIEPLRDDALTQDVEVTAGARQLLLAGPFEVSWDASASYRWSRAFLPRNEPNLRLVVQVALPLTPTR from the coding sequence GTGGACGGGATCGGCACCCCCGCCGACGAGCTGCTCCGCCTCGGCGAGCTGTCCGGCGCGGTCCCCCTCTCGCCGCGCGTGCTGCGCCGCGCCGGCGCGCGGGTGGAGGCGCGCTGCGCGGAGGGCGCGCTGCCCTGGGACACCGCCGGGCTCGAGGCGCGCGCGGGCGCGGACGGCGTCCGGCTCGTGCCGCTCCGGCTCGACGCCGCCTGGAACTCGCACTACCCGTCCGGCGGGAACGACGGCCTGCTCTGGGCCGGCCGCGGGACCTCGTCGATGCTCTCCGGCGGCGCGTCCTTCCGCTGGGGCGCGCTCTCCGGCGCGCTCGCGCCGGCCGTCTCCTGGTCGCAGAACCGCTGGTTCACCACCCGCCAGAACGGCCAGGCCGGCGACCTCGCCTTCCGGAACCCGTTCTACGGCGACGGCATCGACTACCCGCAGCGCTTCGGCGCCGGCCCGTTCGCGGACTGGAGCCTCGGCCAGAGCTACCTGCGCGCCGACGCGTGGAACGTGGCCGTCGGGATCTCCACCGAGAACCTCTGGATCGGCCCCGGGATCCGGAACGCGCTCACCATGACGAACGCCGCGCCCGGCTTCCCGCACGCGTTCGTCGGCACCTCGCGCCCCGCGAACATCGGCATCGGCACGGCCGAGGTGCTGGTGTACTGGGGCCGCCTCTCGCGCTCGACCTACGTCGCGCACCCCACTCACCCGATGGTGAGCGGGCTCGTGCTCGACTACACGCCGCGCTGGGTGCCCGGGCTCACGGTCGGGCTCTCGCGCCAGTTCGTGCAGGTGTGGGACGGCCTGCGGGTGGGCGACTGGCTGGCGGTGTTCCAGAGCCCGCGCAAGAACGACCTGAAGGGCTGGTACGACGATCCCACCGGCAACAACCCCAACGACAACCAGCTCGCCTCGCTGTTCGCGCGCTGGGTGTTCCCCGAGGCGCGGCTCGAGATCTACGGCGAGTTCGGCCGCGAGGACCACGAGGGCTCGCTGTACCAGTACGTCCGCGAGACCGACCACACCGGCGCGTACCTGCTCGGCCTCCAGAAGCTGTTCGGCGGCGGCGCGCGCACCGTGCGCCTCCAGCTCGAGGCCACCGCGCTCCAGGCCGTGCGTCCCCCCGACAGCCTGCGCGGCATGCCGAGCTGGTACACCCACGCGCGCGACCTCTCGTGGACGAACGAGGGCCAGCTCCTCGGCGCCTCCATCGGCCCCGGCTCGGACAGCCAGACGGTGGCGGTGGACGTGTTCGGGCCGCGCGGGCGCATCGGCGGGTACCTCGAGCGCGTCCGCCGCGACAACGCCTACTACTGGAGCACCATCGAGCCGCTCCGCGACGACGCGCTCACCCAGGACGTCGAGGTGACCGCCGGCGCGCGCCAGCTCCTGCTCGCCGGGCCGTTCGAGGTCTCGTGGGACGCGAGCGCGTCCTACCGCTGGTCGCGGGCGTTCCTGCCGCGGAACGAGCCCAACCTGCGGCTCGTGGTGCAGGTGGCGCTGCCGCTCACGCCGACGCGCTGA
- the rfbH gene encoding lipopolysaccharide biosynthesis protein RfbH encodes MSIDPKERERQLTAEILERVRELARLREGAEPAFVPGKSPVRYAGRVYGAPELTNLVESGLEFWLTAGRWHRRLEERLAEWYGVEHARLVNSGSSANLLAVAALRSHLLGERRLRAGDEIITVAAGFPTTVAPALQLGLVPVFVDVSLPGYNLDVSQLEAARSPRTRAVMVAHTLGNPFDLAAVKAFCERHRLWLVEDNCDAAGSLYHGRKTGTFGDLATLSFYPPHHMTMGEGGAVLTSDDTLKRAVESLRDWGRDCWCNPGVDNTCRRRFEWQLGELPRGYDHKYVYGHLGFNLKVTDMQAAVGLAQLERLAGFVEARRRNWAFYREALGDLSDALVLPEPTPGSEPSWFGFMMTVREGAAVTRDALVRHLEGRKIQTRMLFAGNLVRQPALTQLVQDARDEGRPPPFRVVGELVNTDAIMNRSLWVGVYPGLTEAMRAYVAESIRDGVRGAR; translated from the coding sequence GTGTCGATCGATCCGAAGGAGCGGGAGCGCCAGCTCACCGCCGAGATCCTGGAGCGCGTGCGCGAGCTCGCGCGGCTGCGCGAGGGCGCCGAGCCGGCGTTCGTGCCCGGCAAGTCGCCGGTGCGCTACGCCGGCCGCGTGTACGGCGCGCCGGAGCTGACGAACCTGGTGGAGAGCGGCCTCGAGTTCTGGCTCACCGCCGGCCGCTGGCACCGGCGGCTGGAGGAGCGGCTCGCCGAGTGGTACGGCGTCGAGCACGCGCGCCTCGTGAACTCCGGCTCGTCCGCGAACCTGCTCGCGGTCGCGGCGCTCCGCTCGCACCTGCTCGGCGAGCGCCGGCTCCGCGCCGGGGACGAGATCATCACCGTCGCGGCCGGGTTCCCCACCACGGTGGCGCCGGCGCTCCAGCTCGGCCTCGTGCCGGTGTTCGTGGACGTGTCGCTGCCCGGCTACAACCTCGACGTCTCGCAGCTCGAGGCGGCGCGCTCGCCGCGGACCCGCGCGGTGATGGTGGCGCACACGCTCGGCAACCCGTTCGACCTCGCCGCGGTGAAGGCGTTCTGCGAGCGGCACCGGCTCTGGCTGGTCGAGGACAACTGCGACGCGGCCGGCTCGCTCTACCACGGGCGCAAGACCGGCACGTTCGGCGACCTCGCCACGCTGTCGTTCTACCCGCCGCACCACATGACCATGGGCGAGGGCGGCGCGGTGCTGACCTCGGACGACACGCTGAAGCGCGCGGTCGAGTCGCTGCGCGACTGGGGCCGTGACTGCTGGTGCAACCCCGGGGTGGACAACACCTGCCGCCGCCGCTTCGAGTGGCAGCTCGGCGAGCTGCCGCGCGGCTACGATCACAAGTACGTCTACGGCCACCTCGGCTTCAACCTGAAGGTCACGGACATGCAGGCCGCGGTGGGGCTGGCGCAGCTCGAGCGGCTGGCCGGGTTCGTCGAGGCGCGGCGCCGGAACTGGGCGTTCTACCGCGAGGCGCTCGGGGACCTGTCCGACGCGCTGGTGCTGCCCGAGCCCACGCCCGGCTCCGAGCCGTCCTGGTTCGGCTTCATGATGACCGTGCGCGAGGGCGCCGCCGTCACGCGCGACGCGCTGGTCCGCCACCTGGAGGGCCGCAAGATCCAGACCCGCATGCTGTTCGCCGGGAACCTGGTGCGGCAGCCCGCGCTCACCCAGCTCGTGCAGGACGCCCGCGACGAGGGCCGGCCGCCGCCGTTCCGGGTGGTGGGGGAGCTCGTCAACACCGACGCGATCATGAACCGCTCGCTGTGGGTGGGCGTGTATCCCGGGTTGACCGAGGCCATGCGCGCGTACGTGGCGGAGAGCATCCGGGACGGCGTGCGCGGCGCGCGCTGA
- the rfbB gene encoding dTDP-glucose 4,6-dehydratase, with amino-acid sequence MNVLLTGGCGFIGSNLVRLLLAERPGWRVVNLDKLTYAGNAENLADVKGSSQYRFVRGDIGNGELVADVFRTERIDAVMHLAAESHVDRSILAPAVFIDTNVRGTQVLLEAAREHGVKRFLHVSTDEVYGSLGPSGYFTETTPLDPSSPYSASKASSDLLALAYAHTFKLPVVVTRCSNNYGPYQFPEKLIPLMIANALRDLPLPVYGDGMNVRDWIHVEDHCRGLLAALEHGHDGEVYNFGASSERHNIDIVKQVLRHVGKPETLITYVKDRLGHDRRYAIDATKARAKLGWAPRHHFEAALGDTVRWYREHRAWWERIISGEYLTYYETQYGRG; translated from the coding sequence GTGAACGTCCTCCTCACCGGCGGCTGCGGCTTCATCGGCTCCAACCTGGTCCGGCTGCTCCTCGCCGAGCGGCCCGGCTGGCGCGTCGTCAACCTCGACAAGCTCACCTACGCCGGGAACGCCGAGAACCTCGCGGACGTGAAGGGCAGCTCGCAGTACCGCTTCGTCCGCGGCGACATCGGCAACGGCGAGCTGGTGGCCGACGTCTTCCGCACGGAGCGCATCGACGCGGTGATGCACCTCGCCGCCGAGAGCCACGTGGACCGGTCGATCCTGGCGCCCGCGGTGTTCATCGACACGAACGTGCGCGGCACGCAGGTGCTGCTCGAGGCCGCGCGCGAGCACGGCGTGAAGCGCTTCCTGCACGTCTCGACCGACGAGGTGTACGGCTCGCTCGGTCCCAGCGGCTACTTCACCGAGACGACGCCGCTCGACCCGTCCTCGCCCTACTCGGCGTCGAAGGCGTCGAGCGACCTGCTCGCGCTCGCGTACGCGCACACGTTCAAGCTCCCGGTGGTGGTGACCCGCTGCTCCAACAACTACGGGCCCTACCAGTTCCCCGAGAAGCTCATCCCGCTCATGATCGCGAACGCGCTCCGGGACCTCCCGCTGCCCGTGTACGGCGACGGGATGAACGTGCGCGACTGGATCCACGTCGAGGACCACTGCCGCGGGCTGCTCGCCGCGCTCGAGCACGGCCACGACGGCGAGGTCTACAACTTCGGCGCGTCGAGCGAGCGGCACAACATCGACATCGTGAAGCAGGTGCTGCGCCACGTGGGCAAGCCGGAGACGCTCATCACCTACGTGAAGGACCGGCTCGGCCACGACCGCCGCTACGCCATCGACGCGACCAAGGCGCGCGCGAAGCTCGGCTGGGCGCCGCGGCACCACTTCGAGGCCGCGCTCGGCGACACGGTCCGCTGGTACCGGGAGCACCGCGCCTGGTGGGAGCGGATCATCTCCGGCGAGTACCTGACGTACTACGAGACGCAGTACGGGCGAGGGTAG